The region TAAAGTGcaaattaaagttattaataaaGCCAACCAAGTTAAACATCTTctgacaagttgtttttaacatcTTATGTTTACTTAGTACATCCTTAAGCAAAGGTCCTAAAGCATATTATACAATTAGAACAACTGTTCTcgctttttcttcttgttgggaCTTGAAACCAGCAGGAAccattttacagaagctgccatgttgtatttttgagaCCTGGTTGTAGGACTTTAAACCCTGCTTTCTCCACCGCACACAATCAAGCGtgaaattattaattaaatgtgacagaaaaataaatatttgaacaagcAGCAGCAAGATAAGAACTAAATGAACCAACAAGACTcaacacaggagaaaaaaaagtattattttgtAATAAGGGCAATGTCCTGTTCATTTATATAGAGGGGGTGAGACCGAAAACTTCTACTGGACCCAGCTGACAGGGAAGCTGATTCTGCTACCTATGAGCAGTCTTTGGTCCCATCAAGTCTGATTTGGTTAACTTCTGGTTTAAATGGCGGATTGTGAGGAATGACACAGCTCATCTTGACCCAGCACTGTGTCAAACTGTTTGACctaatatttggtcaaaccaacccaacctATGACCCAACAGCTTTGCTGattcatcaaaaagaaaaaacagtttttaaagtgtATGATCCATCTTTTTGGCTTTGAAAGAGACATCCAATCTCTGTAGTGAGCTTAGCTAATGCTGTTATCTTCTGTTTATCCTTTAGCTCAGATCAGATGTCTGGACCAATCAGACAACTGCTTACAGGTGTACATGTTTACCCCACTCTGTTGCCATGGTTTACCAAAGATTGTTTTACAAATGCCAACTTCTACTAGCCTAATATGATACTTGAGGTATGGAAGTAGCTCTGATATATGTTTCATAGTGTTAGCATTGTACTCAGACTCATTGAGATTTTGGCAGCTTTGTGGggacaaagacatttttaaaagggcCATAATCGGCCCTCGAGCCACTTATTTAATAGGCCAGCTCTAAATACAAAGGCAAAGACAACAAATCATTAGAGCTGCAAATTTAGAAAGTGTAAACTGTAGGGACTGGTTGTTTTTCATTATCTGAGGTCATCTTTATCCATTGGTCAAACAACATAATTCATTAATTCTTTAATCTCCTTTATAACAACTGCTCATTTGGATGATTTAACTCTCATGTTTAAAGTGTGCTTTGGTCATTCAttgacaataacattttttttttttcaaataaaaacaatctaaatatTTGATTCACTTCGTGTaacacatatttttgttttatccttctttgaaaaaaatctcTTGGACAGACAAAGGCCTTCTTGTGCAACACGGCCGTGTTTAAACAAACCTGACTTTCTGACACTCACTAAGCACCGACATGCAGCTGCTGGACGTTCACAAGACTCCAGTTCACCACAGAGAGAGGGATGTGACTGCCAAGTCATTATGCCCCCCTCTCATACCCCCTCTCTCCAAAATGCTAATGATATTTACAGGAGATGGAGAGGGGAGAGGCCATCAGCAGCAGGTGCAGCTGCTGGATGCTGCACTGACACGTCACTGctctgcagagaaacacaagGCTCATTGTGGCTGTTTAAACACTCACACTGGAGGCACTGAAAGATCTGATGGATGCATTTGTTAATTCAAGTGTCACATGAGCCCCAATGTGGAGTTCAGACACTTTTACAATTAAAtatctagcattccttaaaacaaataaataaatagaaatttaaaaagcatatcacctgccagctttaatgccagaattttagactaagatcatattaTGTTCAcagacttgtagccattttggtaaaacctcTAATTCAACTtcatgcatgatctcatgtgatttTTGCAAAATctcacactcagagtgtgtaTTGTAAGAGACggtcagctaccaccacatcaaattttacagctatatgtgtaaaactggccaagttttagtcatttttgtgtttgctaatgtcaattagttatggcagccaacttgaattggattactctaaaagttaatcagttgtagatgtacatccagtgattaccttctgtgAGTGCCATTGAAATCAGTCCtgtggtttatgggatattttggtaacagacaaaaaagattGAGTCAAACAGGTTTTATGCCAAGGTTTTATGCAAGAATAATGCACATTGTGTATGgctcaaagcatgtgttgtgaatggctctcagctaaattaacaccaaattttagcccaattaCTGTAAGATTTATTGAAATATAaggatttctgtgttttctaaggttactTGGCAGTGGTTAAAATCTTGTATTGCAttgactccaaagtttaatcagctgtagacgtatccagtgattatttcctgagagtttcattaaaattcatcccgTGTtctaaatagttaatggcaaaaccTTAAACAAAGATTGTGTGCAGTCTGTTAGCattcagattatgtgttggggatcagtctcagctactaccaaatctaaaattttaattttaatctgtacataaagtgaatattttctacaggtttcatttaaatctatccagtggttcatgaaatattgaACTAACTTTACagacgcgcacacacacacacacacacacacacacacacacacacacacaaacaaatgctaggtaaaagtaacaaaacactggttaaaagttaaaaattacaaaacattagataaaagataaaacacattGGCTTAAAGTaccaaaatgttagctaaaaatgGCAGTTCTTTAGCTAAAAGAATCAAGATacttttgaaaactaaaattggtcaaatatttgcaaaaagcCAAAGGAGCATTACAAGAGAAAAACACAGCCAGTGTGCTGAAGACTTCAAACAGAACAATCTTTTGGAACTAAAgagatcattttatattttgttatggattttttaaaatataaataaagtaaaatattttaaaaagtataaaagttacatctcctgaatgagctgaaaattTGGATATAGAAATGGCTAAAACACCACGGGTTGTCCAGGAGTTAGATTTCAAAAGATGTCCTGAAAAGCAGTAGAGAAACAGGAACACAATAGTGTTCGCCTGTTTTCAACGACATTCTTCACAAATATTTTGGTTTCCTTGTTACACTGAAGACTCCGACAGATTTAAGCTCAGCTCTAAAGAGCTGAAACTCTCAGCTGCTGACTCCATGTGAGAGAAATCTGCATGTGTCTGAGGAGAGACTGGAGTGCAGATCTGAACACCAGAGTAAATATTTGGCAGTGGAGGGCTCTTGGAGCTGCAGAGGGCCCACTCTGCCTGGAGCCTGCGGGTGTTAAATAGATTAAGGAGCTGCTGGGCTCTTTGTGGAAGGAGAAGTTGCCGCTCTGTGGACATGACTTCTTTGCTGTTGCGTGTTTTGGCTCTCCAGTGGAGTGGCCTCTGCAAACCGTCCACTTCAGCTGATCTGCAGAGACGGGAATCCACAGAGAAGGACTCCGAGATTCTGActtattggtttattttaaccAAATGATGAACAATCAGATTAatcagtcaaactttatttataaaacacttttcatacAAAGTGTTGTacatcagataaaaacaagacaaatcatcaatcaaaagcaacaaacaagcaaaaagaaaaagaaacaccagACATGTTCAAAATATAAATCATATTAACATGAATTATAAAATCTAAAGATTAGTAAAACCAAGACTCTAAATTAAAGCCACAACATCACTTGAAAGATTGCTTATCAtccgctgcctttcataccagagttggagatgagaaatgagttttagctgtttgcagTCTCATGAGATATGGTAAGTTGTCacgcttagagtatgtgttgtggatgactctctgcGTCTACCACTTCACATTTTacctgaatatctgtaaaactgactgacttatagacatttttgtgttggcttatgtcaactagctgtggcgtccatcttgagcCAAGTCGACtcaaaaagtgaatcagttgtagatgcatatccaacgattactttctgagagtttcattgaaatctgtcttatggttcatgaaatattttgctaacagatgactCCAACTGTTGATGATAAAGTTTTATGGAAAAATCTGACAGTGAGTAGTGTGagttgtgaatgaatctcagcaAAAATCACACCAAACTTTGGCTAAACATTAGTAAAATTGACTGGATTTTGAGCAGTTTAGTTGGCTATTGCGGCCATGTTGTATTGGGCCGGCTCTGAGAGTTAATTAGTTATTGATGTGCATCCACTGGTTactatttgcctttttttaaaattcgtccagtggttcatgagatattttggtaacatttcggcggcgggcgacaagTAGCTTTCAAAGTAATTAAGACTGAGTCAAacaattatttcaaataaattacgTTTAATTGATCATTAACAGCAGCAAATGAACGTGAAGCTTTGAAATCTAAAAGGACTTTCATTAATGAGCCCTGAATCACAGCTAGGATCTCCCAGAGACGTGGAGCAGACCGGGTCCGGGTCCCACTGAGCTCCAGAGAAAACCATGACAACCCAGAACCAGCTCCGATTTATCCCCCGAGTTAAAGGACTTTGTGTCGGAGCGTCAATCAGCCATTATGGCGGGACTGAACAAATGCAAAATCTTGACTGGAACAAATGCTTCCAGCGCGGGGCTACATTTTCCCCCTTTGTTCCCCTCCTCTGCTTGGTGTGTATCTGTGTCCCCCCACTCCTGGCCCGACCACCCAGGATGACTGAGGCCGGCAGCACTCTCCGGCCTCCTACACCTCACTGAAGAGGATGAGGGTCGATATCAGTATCAAatacagaggaggaggacatacacacacacatacacacacatcagGCTGGATCCGCTCAGCTTTTATTGggtttttcaaaaaacaaaacaaaacaaaaaaaatgcttggaCTGAGAAAAGCTGTGCTCTTCACTTCAAActaatattcatttatttagttatttagtCATAGAAATGATTTAATGAGCCTAAgcaagataaaatatttaagcGGTGTTTTTCAGTGGCAGAATGATGAATGGCTGATCATTTGTTTTACCAATTAATAAAATCTTGCCAGAAGTGATCAGTCAgtgtcagaaaacacaacaggGTTTGTTGGAAGTAAATGAATAACATTTTTCCTGGCAAGCtgccctaaaaaaaaaaaaaaaaacaaaacatttacatccaCAAGTAAATGTTTATAACCAACTAAAAGACTAAACAGgaacatttcaaatttaaaataacgtttttttattttgttgcccctcccccccaaaattgtttttattactgttttatgCGACCAATTTACCAATTACATCAAATAttactaaagaaaaatatttcctgtgaaaaatacagtgtgaatgtCTGGTGAGGTTAAATCTGAGTTGtttatgtagatttttttaataaacgctaataataacaaaaacagtagctacaatAAGCAAATATGTcgcttaaagctaaaactaacaaaacagcAGTGAAAAGCTAAATTAACAAACCAtaaactaaaagtttaaatgatcaaaacagtaacaaaaaacctgagacaaacaaaacatgcgagaaaagctaaaatgatcaaaatctTATAGAGAAGTTAAAATTCGCAAAactgtagccaaaagctaaaattaaaaaataattagcacagtggctaaaagctaaaatgagcaaatataGTAAGTTCAAAGAGTACAAAAGATTTGAAGAGTTCTCCtttcattttgataaaaaagcaaataaagttaaCTATTCAAAACGTATTAAAGTTACCAAAAGCAAAAGTCATAGCGATAATGTCCTgaacagctgaacattttgatatatgaatggttaaagtagctgaaaatatgctgaaaaaaacatgtacggaagaaactttaaacaggaaaacaatagtgttaATGTTGGCTCAGGGTTCACACATGAGGTAGCCTATTAGTACAAATATATTAGTACAAATATGTGTAACTTTCCTTGTAAAGCCCTAAATGACGGTGAGTGATTAAATATTAGTTTATGGTTGCTTCATTATGAAACCAAAACAGCGTCAACAACAGATTAatgtaatctttatttttcagaataCATGATTAAATTGAAACTCAGATTGTCCAAAATAGGTTTAGAAAGAAGGACTATCTGGTTCTCTTTTCCTGTCCAAAAATAGCCCCCCAGCCCCCTCTTTACCCCCCACCCTCCGACGTATTAGAGGCACATTAGTTAAACCATCACGCTAATTGCTCACTTTGTATGTAAATATTGGACACGTTGTTTGGACAGGAGAAGGAGGGAGAGTTGCAGGGGGGTGTCAGTGAAGAGCtcggggtggggagggggggggggtagttTGATGATGGGACAGCCTCTGTTGTCAGTTGCCACCCAAGACGTGATTCAGCTCCAACAATCCCCATTATCTGACGCTACGGGACGAATCTGGAACGATGACGAGTGTTTCCTCGGCTctttgttggcttttttttcgtTAAGTCCACACCCCACCGTCCCTGACCCACAGTCACTCAGGTACTCAGCGGAGGAGGGGGCTTTATAAGCGCGAAGCGTGGAGTGGTGTTTGTGTAAACACGCATCTCTGTTTGGAGAGCGCGTAAAGTGGATCTGCGGAGAGGGATTCTGGTTCCGGACAGGCTTTATTTGAgggtctttttttcccctttcaaaACAAACCCTGACTGAGTCCCAGTAACGGGATGGCTGCACCGACCAGGTTCAGTTTTTCGGTCCGGAGCATCCTGGACCTGCCTGAACAGGACGTGGAGGCGGGGCGGCGTTCCTCTCCGGTTTACTCCACCTgttcctccacctgctcctccagctcacCCTACTGGGTCCACTGCGACCGGAGTCCTTGCATGTGTGAGTGCATCACAGGCAGATCCACCTACTGGATCCCATCCCAGCAGATCAAGTTAACCTGAGTCTGAGTAAGTCACAAACAGCAgtattttagttcttttaacgcgggtttctgtttatttctgtagctTCTGATGAGGGTCACCTGGAACCCTGCCCCGACTCAACCAAGCCGGATGAGTCCCCCCTGGACTCGGAGCCGGAGAGAAGCAGGAAGAGCAAGAAGCGCCGCGTCCTGTTCTCCAAGGCGCAGACCCTGGAGCTGGAGAGGCGCTTCCGCCTGCAGCGCTACCTGTCCGGGCCGGAGCGGGAACAGCTGGCCCGGCTCCTCAGTCTCACCCCGACCCAAGTGAagatctggttccagaaccACCGCTACAAGATGAAGAGGGGCCGGGCGGAGGGCGCGCTGCAGGACCCGGACACCCCACAGCCCCCGCTGCTGCTGCGCCGGGTCGTGGTTCCGATCCTGGTCCGGGACGGGAAGCCTTTTCACACCTGTTTATTGGAGCCGGAGAAAGTCGGCTgctcttcctcccctcctcagGCCGTGCCCTTCCCTTTAACCTTCCCCTCCCTGCCCCCCCGGTACCAGCAGCACTTCCCGGCCTCCGGACTCGCCTGGAGGGACTTTTGGAGCGACTCGGTCCGGTTTCCAACGTTCAAGTGAGCGCTTCAACAAACACACTCATTTGGAAtggcatcaaatgttttctaaatgtttttaaagccacttaaacatttagatttttactttAGAATGAAAGATATTTTGCACATATTATTCTGAtattctgtgttgttttttatttttttattttgaaataaaaacatgaagattTACTTTAGGCTGACTGCAGCCTGTAGATGTTTTAttatcagcttttttatttttttaaaaatatttctataaatAACTTGTAGTGAAGATTTAAACCACGGCTATCCTCTAATGAATGTTATTTCCTGCTTTTAaggggatatttttttttaaatttcaactgtttttattaattaataaaaccaCTCTTATTTGACTATGACTTTTCTTGAgtgtaatgtgttttttaaaacaataaacacatttgCTTGCAAAAGTTGGTACAATTTTCTATCTATTTTAGTGTATCTGTTCATGCATATCTGATGGGGAAAAGATGCatattttgctgttgttgttgtttttccaaaatgtgaaaaattgtcattttcaaTTGTATCTTTACTTTAATATAGtatattttatatctttaaagAGGCTGacttatttaatgttaaaaactatGTGTGCTCAACAAACATCACTTGGAAAAGACGTGGATTTGGTTAAGAATAACAGTAAACACTGccgttttattattattatattagcAGTTGAGCTGCTTTACTTATTCAATTAACTTTTAGTTATTCTGAGGAAAGTGGATTGAATGCAGCTGGTAACATTATCTGGAAATGCTGGTGTGTGAAATACTTGTTTGAAGAAGAGTTTGGGAGAATTAAAAAGCAGATAATTAACTTTactcaaacatattttttaagtaTTAGACCAAACTAAACAGTATCTGTTCTTTGCAGATTGTCATGCTctgtttacagaaatgttttaaaaacatacttaAAAGTGAAACGAGTTGCCATTTCGTCAAACATTCCACTGtttcacttcaaaatatctCGTCCAGTCTTGTTAAATTTGCCTGAGATGAAAAATATgcctcagtgtttaaaatcaTGTCAGTGCCCGGGGTGTCCTTTTATTTTCACGCCTCCTCATAATGTTGTTTGCTCGTCCTGTGACCCTGCAGCCCATCGTCCCTGTCACCTGGTCCTTTGTCCCCCTCACTGGGGCCACCTTGTATCACATATGGAGGGGCCTGGCCGAACCCCTCAGCTTGCTGCATCTCCCCTCAAACACCCTTTTTGTCCGGGGGTCCCCCCCCTCGCCCCCCCTGAATGGACCATTGTACCTCATCCAAAGAGTCTGAGACAAAATCTTTAGTGTTTCAATTCTCGTGATGTTTAATCAGTCCCTGCGACAAATTTATGAGGTTTAACAGCACAATGGTGTTTTAAAGCATCTTGGGGGTTTAAGGGTGACAAAGACAGGCTTTTAGAGGTTGCCATTGGTTTTTTAAGTTGGTTAGAAGAATTGTCTGAAAAGGACGGCCTTGTATTGGTCTGCCCATCCTTTAGTTTTACTCACTGGCCTGCCCTGGGGCCTCTTTAAGGAAAGTTATAAGATACACATAAACGGGGCCACAGGAGGAGTTTTGTTAAGTTGCTGCaataacagttttttattttatattaatatcCAGCATAGTTAAAAACATTGATCAATGTGCAGAATAATTTGGCAAGttttatttgactaaattacacaaaaatagttgaaaaatgtcacaaaaattgccaattttctgattgtttttgctcatttgcaACGagcaaataatatattttttattttcccagggAAATGTCTCATTGAGACTAAAAACCTTATTTTCAGGAGGCACCTAGTCAATAGGGAagtaatgaaaacaacaaatacattaaataacaacaaaaaacaacagatattGAGCATATCCAAGTACACAACTTAACTGTCTTCCAAACCCAGAGCAGCAGCGACATCAATCAGAGTCAGAATACTTTGTTATTTTCAGGGTGAAACTGTGTTTGTTACAGTAGATCTGTAAAGAAATAGTTCCATAGAAACAACATGTCAAAGATAAGTAAATAATAAGAAATCCAAATAAGAAAGAATAAGAACAACATTGACCAAGATATCTATTTTCTCTATCTCTCTTAATTTTAGTTCATCTACTAAACTGGGTCCATTTAGAAGTCACAGATAAGACTTTTGTGTTGTgtagaaaaacaagagaaaaggtcctttagaaaacaaatctttgGTGCTCTTTATATATCCTGGAACTTCATGAATATGGTGCACCAAGAAGAAAGAATAATAACATCAACAAGCTGTTAATTAAggaataaacagtttttttaaaatcaagataTTTTAAATTGCTGCAGTAGCTGAGTAAAGAACAAGCATGTGAAACCCTAGCTGGATTTATAAATATAAGCTACAATCATTCACattgttttactgttatttgctaaaatatattctttttcACAGTTAGAAAACCTTTACAGTATAAGTAGCAGATCACCAGCCAAGATTTGCACAACTAtaagcacaaaaacaataacatgttTATCTACTTTAGACACAGAAATACATCATGATGtccaaaaaatgttaaaaattaaaaacaactgcagctgAACATGTTTTGCTTGTTATCAGAGGAACtttaagaatttaaaattattaatatttattttatttttttgactgatgagaagtgaaacgtcttcaccTACAGAAtgaaagtccagttgtttttgttttttaaccttttttgaataaCACCTGTCCAGATGACTaaaaatctacaccagcacatcatgatgtcacttcctgtcatttTAAAGCACCAACTTTCAAATAACCACAGCTATGAACATTATGACATAAAGGTTCTTCCCACAATGCCTTGCAAATGCAGATATATCCTGTGATGTTGATAAAATCTTGGCcaaataaattcagttcaattaaattcattttttttatatcgtgccaagtcacaacaagtcccatacattataaaaagccaaataGTAAAAGTTATGTATCTAAGGAAGTCAGCAGATTGTGTTAAACCTTCACTTCGCCTCAGTCTCCCAGGTGTAGGactatatgttgtttttttatttttatttaaacagttattGTTTACATAAATGTTTGCTCATCAGTAAGAAAACTACAGTATATTTAGTTGTGACCTCCATAATGATCAATTAGATTTTggtaataaaatctttaatcAGTCTGCAGAGTTGTTCTTGTGTTGTGCTGAATGGTGaatttattttgctcttttctgcAGGCTTCAATTAACATTTTcataaagaaagtaaaagtgCCTGACGTTTAGCCCATCACTGTGTAAAtggtgaataataataatcatcagattatttgaaaaatttgtgtctgaccacagaatacatttttaacaaacaaattagCATATAAAGTGTTTCGTTTTGCAAGTGATCTGAGCTTTTTAGCTAATTGGTTGtgttgttgcacaaattttgtgaaatgttttcacaattgtgcttattgttaaaaaaaaagaagaagcagtaaatattttaattaacaatGACAATGAGGTTGTTTAGCACTTTTACATTTCAGGCTTTAACATTCAGAgtaataaacagattattaGATGCAGCTCTTATGTTGCCTCACACACTTTAGAAATAATCTAAAATTGTAAACATTAGTCACGCTCATGTTATGAGATAAAAAGAGTCATGTTAGCCTGGCCACTATTGCACcaaagattttacattttttactttgACCATATGTATCACACTGTAAGAGAACTCAGATGAGTAAAGTTTTGCATTTATAATATCACTTTTATAAAAGCAAATGCAATGTAATTCTTTCAGCTGAGGCATCAAACTAAATTATATCATCTTATTACTGAAAACATTCATGTATTGACTAAATTAGATCATATTATGAATTATTTTCCATCCATGTATAACTGTTATACATTTTCATTACAGATGATGTGCTGACAATTTTCACCACTGTTTAGTTATTAATAATTTACAATTTGATCAATCAATAAGTCATCATGCACTGTTGGATAGATAAAACAGGTCATTTCACTCAatattagtttatgtttttttcacccactggagatttttaattttcaaagtaACCAACTacagctgtaaaatgtttgtcctCTAATGGGGAAGATGATGttagaggaggaaaaaaaacctaaactacCCAATTTTTACAACTTAAAATAGAATAGAAAAGTAAATTTGACCAGTTGGTTTCTACAACAGATTATAAGTGGAAACTCAACAAAATAAGCTtcaaaatctaataaaaacaataataataaaataaagaaacagataaaacaactttattcagAACTTAGTAAATCAATATGTTGGATTCATTTACAGTATTTGATAAGACTGAATGGGAGAAACACTTAGAAGGTGAATATCATTTACCTCAAGGGAAATGATATTTATGcctgtataaaaatatattttgcctCATGTTGGTAAAAGAAGCAACTCTGCAAAAATACTTCCAATCTCAAAAGGTAAACCAAGGAAGATAAAcctacagatttattttctgtattaaaaACGGGTTTCATATtgatgaaaaatatataaataatcttttttaataacttcCATTTTGTACAACAATAATTTGAACCAAAAACTTctaaataaatctttcaaagaaaaagctgcttcaggttgcagaaaaatactgagctaGGGTACAGTAGGTACCTCAGAAGGATCTTGAAGAAATGTTGGACTCGTTCTGGTCAAACTTTGCAGATGACTTTATGTGATCTTGAGTGAAATTGCGAGATCTGTTAGAACTCAGAAAATGtgtcgaggatgactctcagctaccaaattttagttcaatctCTGTCAGAATTTACCGGGTCATAGcctcttttgtgtttcctaaagttgcTTTGCTggagtggccatcttgaatggggttaagtctaaaagttgtagatgtggatccaatgactactttctgagagtttctttgaaatctgcgctgtgggtcatgagatatatctctaacagacagacaaacaaacacagagacacaaggacaaaaacagtctcTCTTCGCCTTCTGCGGGCGACAATATCCATTTAATGTGAAAAGGTTCATTATCTGCTTCCAGGTGGGCCCTCTCTCCACTAGATGGCACAATAACACACTGTATCAACATTTAAAGCCCCACGGAAAAGTGTTCAGTCTTCGGGTGGAGGGAGCCGCGGATCCACAAGGGGCCGTGCTCCACTGGAGGAAAAAACCCACTGCTGGCTGAAGAGCTCCTACTCACTGCGGTGACGTAATCAGGACTGCGGGATGTGACGTCATGCTCGAGGCTCTGCTAAGAGAGAGGCAGGTCGACGCTTTGTTTCTTACGCCTCAC is a window of Kryptolebias marmoratus isolate JLee-2015 linkage group LG10, ASM164957v2, whole genome shotgun sequence DNA encoding:
- the nkx2.9 gene encoding NK2 transcription factor related, locus 9, giving the protein MAAPTRFSFSVRSILDLPEQDVEAGRRSSPVYSTCSSTCSSSSPYWVHCDRSPCMSSDEGHLEPCPDSTKPDESPLDSEPERSRKSKKRRVLFSKAQTLELERRFRLQRYLSGPEREQLARLLSLTPTQVKIWFQNHRYKMKRGRAEGALQDPDTPQPPLLLRRVVVPILVRDGKPFHTCLLEPEKVGCSSSPPQAVPFPLTFPSLPPRYQQHFPASGLAWRDFWSDSVRFPTFK